The Leptodactylus fuscus isolate aLepFus1 chromosome 1, aLepFus1.hap2, whole genome shotgun sequence nucleotide sequence GAAGGATGTAATGCAGAACTGTAATAAACTATGAGAACCTTCTACAAGCTCTCCCTGATAAATAACATATATACAAATAGAGTACAGTCAAGTGTAAAGCTGTGTCACAATACCTTTGGTTGCTAACACAGATGACATACCTAATAATACAAGTATGtctttcaatgaaattttttcacCCTGCACGTTTCACATCTGGTTTTGGCCTATAGGTACTTATGTAAAATACCAATCAGAATAGTGCAGTGTGAATGTGGCCTTTAGCAGAGATCCTATATAGACATGCCAAGTCAATAAGGTGTACTTACAAATATCAGCTCTTAAGCCCATGGAAAAGCATGGTCAAAACTAGACATTTTCTTTAAGACCATATCTGCCCACATTATTATGGTATATGAGAGTCATATAGGAGGGCTCAGCTCTGAGGACTTAATGCGGCCAGATGTTATAAAGTTGTTTTTTCATTTAAAACGTGTAATACCACTTTCCTCCACTAGTGTGCGGCTCTGGTTAAATGATAAATGTTAGGTAGATTGGGGTCCAACCTGTGGGATCTCTACAGATTAATCCAAACTCTTTGGATGTAAGGGAAGCAGTAGAATGATCCTTTAAAGCTTGAATGGAATACCAGGAAGCATGGTCGATGACATTCTACCCTTaccattaggccgggttcacacagggttatttggtccggaacctgaggcggaggccacctcagtttccggtccaaaatacgacatccagttgcacactccgctccggattaggcccaaatgaatgggcctagtcgggagggagagtcttcaggcagatgccacgaggcgaatccgcctgaagaatgagcatgtccattctttttcccGGGAGCGGAAtaaactgctcctggaaaaaagaactgactggctcccattgatttcaatgggagccgtcgttttggtcaggattttgaggcagataaggcctcgaaatcctgaccaaaataccccttgtgaactcagccttatcgtGTAGGTGGGACAAACTTGGGCTCCATTTTCCCGGTACACCAGTCCCCCACTGGTCTAGGATTTGTCACCGAACTAGTAGATATCCAAAAGCTCTGTGGCTGACCTGCCTATATTCGTTGTAAAAACAGAACTGAACTGTACTAAAGCCGCATTTTTCACATACGTCTTGTAGATCCATTAGTCACGACTCTCTGGCCATTGCTTCGGTGCAGTTGTTACATTTGGAACTCTCTAAGCTGTAAAATCTCAGTATGACTGTATGTGAAAGTAATGTAGAAAAACAGGAAATCCAGTTTTAAGAAATATAGTCATTAGCTTTAAGTGTTAAAAAGACACCAATATCTTATTGCAAATGCACAGAATTAAAAGGTACAAGCGCAGAGGGAACCTATCCCCAGAAGTTGGCAGCATCTACACTGCTCTTAATGTTGTACATGTTGTCTCGGCGCTGTTTGGTGAACACATTCGCTTCTCCCTTTTGTAGTCGTCTTCTGACGGCAGATTTCTGCTGCTTTGTCAGCTGTCTCTTCACCTTCTGCTTCACTAGTTCCTTTAAAAGAGCAAAAACAACAAGTTAGGGAAAGCAAAGACAGCTGTAAACGTAGAACTTATCACAAAAACTATATTACTTCACATGACTGTATGGTATATAGTCTGTGAAGTAAGTCTGAGTATTACATGTGTATGAGATCTGTATGGTCTTCCATACGTCATCTATTTTTcatggatgtaaaaaaaacatggaaagtCCCAATTCATTGAAAACACCCACGGGAAGGTAATCTGACCACATAGAATCCATTTCTGTAGCTTTAAAAGAACAATATGGAAGGCTTCCACATGCTGTCTGCCATGTGGCTTGTGCCTGATAATTCCCATTGACGTGAAGGAAAATTCTGCCTGGTTGATGTAGAATTTTGGTCAAGTAGAAAAATTCAGCTTTGAATTCATGATGCTAAATTTTTCAGCTTGTACAAAATTACACCATGCAAACATACCTCTATGCCACATGCAGAACCGCATTTTTGGTTGGCGTGCTCTGTTATTGCAGATCCATAACAGAtagtacacgctcccattcaatTCTATAGCCCCATGCACAAGGCTGTGTGAGGATATGTGAAGGTGCTGTAGGACTGATCCAAAAGTATAGAGCAATTCTTATTTCAGTTTGCTTTATGGCTGGTGCGTCTACTCTATTCaatcaccaaaccaaaaacaccaagagatgatgaccaaggctgaaataaaggcgaccacagaggcaaacaaagagcggtacatcgaagaatggagaaacgaaataaataactccaagaaacttacTGTGTACCAATTCCTGCAAAgtgactacaccatggccacttaCTTGGAGaaaatacaccaccccaaacacagacaagccctgagccggtacagactgagcgcccacagcctagagattgaaacagggcgacacaggcagacgtaaaaGCTACGGGAGAACAGACTATGTCAACACTGCAACCAAGGGGCTCTAGAAGAcaaggcccacttcctgctacactgcaccaaatactcagctgtgagggccgtctactttcaAAGACTCTCTTCCCACATCCcggacttcatatctgcagacgagaagaggaaactctacatcctactgggagaaggagaggccactgtggagatcactgcccaatatgtgtccagctgtcaccaaacaagaggaagatgagacgcatggactatcaaaccccccatccccccatggactgttaaaccccccacccaaaagaccactaagccccccccccccatcacccgtctaccccatacccacacGCCCTAAACAAGAAcaacgagaccctaaggacacttaAACCCCCAACCCACGGATCCCTTACCCACCCCCCCACATCCttattgctttggcaacaccaaagaTCTTATTCTTTGGTAACGCTAATAAAGAACATTTGTATTTGCATTTATATTCATATGATTTGTAGAGTACAAATACAGACGAAAGCCGCCACTGTGCTGTCTGTTTCCTTTTCCACAGATCCATACACAAATACAGTTAAAAGATTTGGGCTGAAGCCATACAGATTTCTATGATTTatggtagaattttttttcttttcttaaagtgATAAGACCTGTTATCAGAGTTAAGAAATCGGACCATTCTTTGTTATGTCTAcacgaaacataaaaaaaactctgttgcgGTTTGCCGAAATTCCTTATGGTTTTGGATCTGTGAATTTAAAATTCACTGCGTAAAATTCACTGGGCTAATCtttgtgtgacatcacagaaaTCCAATGGCACAACTTCTGATATCTATCACGGAAATACACATAGGACTTTAATATCAAgttttggaaaatccctttaatgacctaTCATGGGCTAGGACAGAGGTAGGCAactttcggcactccagctgttgtaaaactacaactcccagcatgcatacttgctctgctgttcttggaactcccatggaagtaaatggagcatgctgggagtcgtagtttcacagcagctggagagccgaaggctGCTGACCCCTGAGCTAGGACATTAATGTGAGATCAGTGGAGGTTGGACATTTGACTGGGAGCTGTGCTGAAACAATGTGGGAAGGTTGCTGCCCTGTTTATAAAGATATCCGCTTCCAGCTCGAAAATGGTTGACTAATGGGTATCCTGGTTGCCAGACTCCCCTCACCCCCACTTATATCATAAtcctccccaagcatattcagctgtcaTTACCATgttgcagagcacattacagtgataaccaTATCTTTGCTACATGTCACTTTCAGAGTTTTGaagacaaaaaacaacaactctgaaatcttatgcaaatgaggcagttggtgcactgggggcgggccttcagctccccgGAGCACTGCTCTTGTCACTCAGACGTCTACCATCTCCTGTCCATGCCACCCCTGTGCAGTGAGTGTTGACATTTCCACCTATATGACATCACCCACCCTACGGTGCTCCAGTGCTACATATAAGAAAGGCATATtgtttatcagtgtaatgtgctctgGAACAGGTTGGTGCTAGATTAAAATGCTTGGGGGAGTTGACAGACACCCTTTAATTTGAGGTCTTGGAGAACCCTTTCATCTAACATGTTATTGTAGCCAATAGTCGTGACAGTTAAGAGTGATCTTCCCCTTTAAGAGTTGGTTAATCCTTTTCACttactagtacagcagatgagTTACAGTTACTTCCATGTAATACATCCATTACTATTAAATAATGCTGCCTTTGTTGCTGGGAAAACTGAGAAAGATTTGTGTGGAGCAGTAAACAGGGGAGATCTGGAGCCCGGTCTCACCTCCTCCTACACTTGATAATGTTCTGAGAACATGGAGAATTATGGATTCCCAATGGAGCTCGTGATATAATGCCTTCCATCATGCAGGCCAGATGCAGGAGCATCCTGGCAACTATTCATGTGCTGGATGAATAAACTGGGCGGCCACACACAGACTTACATGATGATCTGGTTAAGATATTGCTTTTTCTTTCTGAACTGATCAAGGAACAGAAGGACGGAAAAGTCTTTTGATGCAGATAAAAACGCACCCagcaaaaaacacaaaggggaaaAACACAGAACGATATCCCCCACACATTTATACATATGCACAGAGGGAGAgagggataggccattaataagaGAAATAGGATAACCCTTTTAACATGACTGAGCGAAATACACTGGGTGGGATTCATAAGGACTGTCATATTGTGTGCCAGTCTTTATGCCCCCAGCACCTGGTGAGGATGAAGTTTAGCCATGTGCCTTGTCATGAGTTAGGCACATCCTTACAGCTTCCTTGCTTCTAGGTGATCCCCATCCTTGCTGGCAGAGATGTTGATGTCATTTACAGCACAAAAGTCGTATAAATAATTAATGTAGTGCAGCTATAAGTAAGTACAATAATCCCCCCTCTGCCCAATAATGCCACCTCTTTAGTGCACCCTCAGCTGTCTCTTACTGCAGCTTCAGATTTTAGTTTTTTTGGTTGCATAAAAAAAATTTACGGCATGTAGAACATTATCATACAGAGGAGACTGCTAGAACATTGTGTGGGAAGTCAGAGCTCTGTTCAATCCCAAAAGACGCTCAATCTCATAGGAATGAACAGAAAAGACAACGACTTGAGATTTAGAAGTCAGATTGGGGGTCATGTGGTCTAACGGAAGTCCCGAACAAAGGATAGAAAATACTTAAATACAGAGCGCAATAAGTTATTTAACCAGTTCAAGACCAGACCATGTTCCCTGATTTACTAATTTGTGCCAGAATTCTAGTGtagtttatgtcacaaaactgTCTGAaaattgtaagcagccattttctcgtggcctgtgggcatgcgcagtctgctctgcccgaggcctagaagtcggaaacccgcactggaagaagaggatgaagaggacgctgctgacgaagatgaaggcggtgctggagagaactctcacagcattggaaacgtccccagtgctatttgagcactggggcccgccccaagtgctgcaagagaactcatttgcatactgttaaAAACCGGGATTCCgatcgaatggcggcgcggagaagacaacgaaagataagagaagaataacctttcttatggctattccgacgtgttactcagaaaaaaaaaaacctttgtatgataggatccctttaaaggaaaccaTTTTAAACCAATTTTTTCTGGGATATTACTCCCACGAttctttaatattaaagaaaCTAAGCAATATCAATCAGATGTTATATCATCATATGATATATCTTCTTTGGCAAATATTCAGCGTCCTGTGCAGTCACTTCCTGGCACAGGAAAACAACTTAACCTTACAGATAAAATAAGAGCCAAAATCATCTCCAACATTTGTGAATGCTATTTATTTTAGAAACATTCTGAGCATCTATTAGGTCAACTTCTTggcgccatctagtggccatttATTGCTAAATGCTTTCCTATACTAtcctattatgccctatagagcAGGCTCAAAAGTTGTTTAGTATAAGAGAGGTCAACACAAAGTAGCACTTAACAGTCAGGTCTAATCCTTTTCCTCTAGTTAGCCATTTAAAGGTTTAGAAGATAgatagaccaaaaaaaaaaaaaaaaaaaaagaataatgtaTTGTTGCTCTGTTTCCACTGGTTTCATGCTAGGGCTTCTATTAAGTGACAAAGTATTGGGCGGTTCTGCTGAGAGTTGCTGTATGACAAGATAGCTTTGTATGCAGACGACTTTCTTTCTGACCAATGCTGAGCCCACAAATAGATATAGAACAAATTAAGTAGCACTGAAAACTGACCATCATGTGGTATGTATTAGTCAAGTCACCACTGGACTGGAGAAATCTGATTAGACGATGGGCAAACCGTTACATAAAGTGTATCCAAATTTATGTATTATATGACATATGTATTTATTGGATTATATACGGTTAAAATGATCAATAACTAGAAACAGGTAACAAAATATCACAATCCGTGATGAAGCACATAAATCTTCTCAAAATGGTACATTTGCTGGGTAATTCTGTGCTGTGGCCACTGTCAAGCATACCGGCCTTTATTGGTACCACAGTGCGAAAAGGAGGGGTTATGCTTTTAAACGAGTTGTCAacttaaaaaaaccccaaaacattaaAACCCTTTAAGATGGGGACCCACGTTtcgaaaacgcagcttttatcTGCGAAAGAAACAATGTGGCAAAAAACACaaatgttttacattacctgcaaagtggaagggattctgtctaatcccatcgccccctttcaattaaaaaaaaataataaaaaaaatcagttgaGGTCTGACACCCCCACTGACCAGCCGTTCTCAGCAGCTGACACgaagagctggaagcagacaactTTGCGTAATGGTGAAACGGAAACAGTGCAGCTTAGCTCTCATTCATACGAATGGACGGTGATCTGCAGTATCTGATCTGACCACTAAACAGAGAAcattgctgtctgcttcctgctccattctctgtgtatcagctactaATAAGAGCTGATCAATGGGGTGTTGGGAGTCTGACCCCGCCCCACTAATCTTTTAACTAGACAACAGCCTTCAAACAATCAGCCAAGGAGATCTTACATGGAACTTCTGGCGCTACTTGGTTAATCCCAAGGAATCTTCAAATGTCACACCATCTTCGTCATGCACCTGCAATGTCCCCTTTTACAACCATGTGGGTCCTGGTGATGATGGGCAGAGGATTTGTATTTCCCATTTTAAGTGACTTTGTGATTTTCACTggacagaccccccccctcccctatccctgtGGAGAAGGTGGTAAATGCTGATGAATGGACCCTTTAAAAGCCCCCTACTCCAGTTCTGCAAATAAGCAGCCAATAGAAGCAACAGGAATGGCATGCCAGAAGAATTTACCGTATGCAGTACAGAAGCCCCCTCCTAGTCTCCAGGGGAGCATAGAGAACCAGGGTGGTAACCTCCAGGCCAATGAACTCTCTACTGAATAACTACATTGGGAAACCCTGGTTTTACCTCAGTTTCCCTTGAATTCATGACAAGTACTGAAACGCTTTGTACAAACAATACTACTTGAGATTCCTGCAGCTTTGTGTTCCTCTAAACCTCAGCGCAGAAGAGAAAACATATGAAAAATACCTTCTTCtgcttccagagccaggagaaagTCATAAAAGTTTTGTTTAGCAATTAATATGATTTATGTCTCATGTATAACGGCTGGAATCCCTCAATTCAGATATTATTTCAGGAATATGGACAATGTAGGAGGTTTCGTTAGAAAACATAAATCCACAGGCTACACATGAACATATTATGACCCGATGTCTGCATAATACTTACTGTTACATTACAATGGATTTCTATTGTGCTGAAAACAAACTTTAGAactagaaatatagaaaattgtGCACGAATAACTCTGATCTTAAAATTTGTGGCATAAGAAGTCACTTACCGGAGCAATTGTGGAGCAGCTGCCGACTGTACCCATAGAGGTCACACTGGTGGTTCTTGTGCGGTGCCGATTGATATGTTGCAGACTGTCCTCATCTCTGCAAAACAAAGACATGGACTTATCTAACCTGCACGTAGCCTTCCAGTAAGCCTTCAACTCTGGGGATTTTGTCTAAAGTAAGCCATACCCCTTTCTTGACCTTTAACATTAGcggtgttagggtgcatgcacactgagtaacgccgggcgtgtatcacagccgtacacgccggcattacagcagactgccgaacacttcccattcacttcaatgggagcgctcgtaacagcggcgtttacgagcgctcccattgaagtgaatgggaagtgttcggcagccctgctgtaacgccggcgtgtacggctctcatacacgcccggcgttacatagtgtgcatgcacccttacacatgGTGTTATGTCATTGGACTACGAggaaggccccccccccctcccaccggGTGGTACTCTTCCTTTTACTGTTGGTGGGGCatttctcacagcccagtgatgatgctgagctgtaaggccggcccctctgacagtacagggatattggtgctgaaGCTAGCGGGGCACCGACATCTTTACAAGTGGGGCAcataccagcaaagctgacaagGTGCTAAAATGTAAAACTgctaatgtcagaggacatgaaaggttctctttaaaggtatGTTCATACCGGTAAATCTGTTCAGTCAAGGGCTGAAATCAGCTGACTGATGGGCTGTTGGTCCCCCACTGTTCTACTAGTTATGACCCATCccaaggataggacatcaatagtaAAGTTCTAGGAAAACCTtatcaggccttattcacacaatgcagaCTTGAACAATATTTGAAGCCAAAACTAGGACCAGGACCTAAACACTGGAGAAATATAAGAAAAAGATGAATATGAATACTACTCTTCTTTGGATCCACTCCCCATTTTGGCTTCAAAACACTGTTGAAAtaaagctgaaaaaatctgcaaaGTGAAGGGAATGACAGGAATATCAAACTGAGGAACAACAACAGAGTATATTGTGAGTGGGAGTTATATTCATCAGAAGAATCCAGATTACCATGAGCATTTCCTTACCTGAAAGGTCTGTATTCTTTATTTGACCCAGAAAGACCAACAAGGTCAGGACATTCATCTTCATAATCCTCAAGCTCATCACTTCCTTGGCTCCCAACATCTTCATCTAAGTTTGGCTTTTCATCCCCCGATCTGTCACTTTCATCACTGACGGCTGCACGGACCTCAGTGGTTTTCTTGTCACTCGTTTCAGCAGTTTTACCATCTAGTTCAGCTAAAGCTTTATTGAATTCCGCTATGTCTAATCCTGGCCCACAAGTCTCACTGTTGATTTTGGTTTCAGAGTCTTCAGACGTTCTGTCTGTGGCTTGTAATACACTGGTGTCTTCTTTGTTTTCTTGCTCATAGTCCCCAATATGAGGGGTACTGGCTGTTCCAGCACCTTCCTCCTCGGCATCATCTGGACCAGCGGGTTGTAAGAGCTCATCATCCTCCTGCATTTCCTTGGTGTAGCCACTAACTTCAATTTCTACATCAAGAGAGCACTCTTTCCTTAAAAGAAACCAGATCAAGAATCAAGATCTGAGGTGTCCATCACCATATTAACGTAAGTTGATACAAACACATGTCAGTAGTGAAGCCTTGGGCGGTGCTTTTATTTGTAGATATACTGCTTATTCTACAGAGGATGGATTTCCATCctgtactccaaagacatactgatagggaaaaatatacattgtgagccctatgtgaggctcacaatctacaaaaaaaaaaaattggttccaactcagactccacagccctggtgcaAGTAGTAAGGATGGATTGGGAACTGAAGAGACCCTGAAAAAAATGGGAGGCcctaaataaaaaatgtaaaagtggCTCCATTTTATAGGCAGACTCAGTACAAGTAGGCAAGTCCAGCACAAGTAGATCCTCCACGCAATGCAGTCCTGTATAAAGTAATTTTGCACAGTATTGCTTTACATGGtgggagaggcagcagtcctatgtaagttaccaTGTCAGACAAACTTTAAGttccataggactgctgcctctcactCTAGGTAAAGCAGACATTTTTGGTACACAGGGCTGCTTATATATATGcaaaggcagcagtcctatgtaagtaaagttATAGGCAGTAATGGAGCGGCAGCCCAACCTAAGTGattactgctccattcacatgggggtGTGTAGTATGCAATGACAGAAGATAGCTTGCTTAGTCTCAGACTATCAAACAAACATTGTAAAGAATAACATGCAAATTCCTTGTTAAGAACAGATGTTTGCAAGTGCACCATGAGAGTAGAGAAGTCCCTGCATGCTCAGCCACCAttttattcacttctataggtAAGATAGAGATTGCCGCTTCGGTAGTGTCATAAAAGAGTGAATGGAATGGTGGCTGAGCCCCACCGTATTATGTACACGGGACACCTGTGAATGGCAGGGAAGTGGTCTGAGCGAGCAAGCGCATGATGGAGATAAATGTTATTactgggatttaaaaaaaaaaaaaaaaaaaaaaaaaaaaaaaaaagtaaaaaacaatgCCTTTGCGGGAAATCCTTTGGGGAAAATAAAGAATGCAGCAGACACATGAGAACGCTATATGTTATCATATCTTCTGCTGTATTATTCTGCAATAATGTGATTCTCTATCTGCTGGGAATTGCAGAGTATACAATTCATGTGAAAACTAAAACTTCCTTGGCACAGAAACCTCACTTGCTTCTCAAGCTCCCATAAACCAATCTACAGTGAAAgaatttgagaaaaaaaataaaataataataatcggtCCCGATGGAAAGCTAGTGGAGGGACTAGAACACAACCCAATGACGTCTCAAATGTTCTTTCAATATGGCCAAGCAGAATTCCCTGCAGCATTtagtatcgctggtttgcagggcaATTTACATATTCTGTAATATTATCTTTCAAGGATGTCAATTAAGCCAAGTACGTGTTtgcaatgtgggaggaaacccactcaAACAATGGGAACTGGGAGAGCGGacaaactctatgcagatgtCCATGAAGCTTAGAATTCATTTATGGAACATTTCTAGAATATTCTGTGAAAATTCAATAATTGTTTAGGAGGAGAATACCCATTACTACTCACATGTAAAGAAACTTTAATATAAAAACATATTAAACAGGGACTGTCCTTTGTCACCCTACATACATAGGCTCTTAGTTTGAGAACAGAGGTCAAGCATTTTCATCTCTGAACCGTTGTTAAAAACATATATTTAAATCATACCACGCACGGTGCACGGTGATGCACGATtcgacatcatcttctggcacgcctacctcttctttcggcgacgccctccagtcctggctcctccccggcttcatcgtcgtcttcttcttccggcggttcaaatctggcacgtgcgcactgccattgagaaaaattatgtcggagcgtgcgcagtagctcaggagggagcgctactgcgcaagtgccggatttcaaccaatcggatttgaaccaccaGAAAAAGAGGAtgatgaagctggggaagagccaggaccggagggcgtcgccgaaagaagaggtaggcttgccagaagatgacatcggaccgtGGATCACTGCTCAgtgtgcacgataggtatgaattacatatgtttttatggttttattttaaaacgggaggggggggggggggagtttaaaataacattagcggtgcctgaattttgctgatagagcccctttaatagaaaaATGGCTGTACATGAACTTTGCTCCCCCCCCCAAGACTGGTGAGAGCCACACATGTGTTGCTCTCTTCATTCACATAAATCATGGCAAAGCAAAGAATAACCCCATTCTAGACATAGGTGAGACCCTTATTTGTAAGACATTATGGTATATTCTTGCTCAATatcgaaaaatccctttaaaagggagcCTGCCCTacagccagccctgcagataggttagggtcaggagatttaaataatgtttttttcccttgttAATTGGTATCTACTTTGCCAAGATATcattttttgttaatatgcaaatgagcactttggagcaacaagagtGTCACTGCTTACCTCCTTGGAGTAATAGCAATGCCCTTGTTGGTTacaaagatctcatttgcatattgacaaaaacagaggcATCGATTCAcaatgtgaagaccccatttgattcaggtgatcctatccgatctatctgcggggctgggtgcTCACTTCAAATCCTCCAGAATGTCCTTTGCTAGAAGATTCTCATATTCCAAACATGTACCAACATGATAGGAGGATAAGGCTCGTATAAGACATTACTTAAGGCGTCACTTACTGGATGTCACTGAAGGTAGGAAAAAGTTCACTTTCATAGTTGAAGCGTTTTAAGAAGAAATCTCGAATACATTTCACATCTCTGTCAAAATacctaaagaaaagaaaaacctgTTTAGTGCAACGTAGCAAAAAACAAAGATGGGATACTATAATGGATACTATGTCTCAACAACCATAATCAGTTCCTTTCTTGTAAGTTGCTCAAGTATCAGTGTCTTATTATCTGTGCTAAGATCATACTAGAGTATCACACATTAAAATACCTTCCTGCATTTACAATCGCAACCAATAAATCACTTGAACATGTTCTTGGCAGCACCTGGTCAATTCATGTCTCTATCAATGTACTAGCAGACAAAGAGGAATGATGCTATTACTAGGTAGCTGATGTATACATGAATAATTCAGCATAAAGAAGGCTGGTACCTGAGCCAAGATATTGCTCATATGCTATATTAATCAGTTCAAGGTTACTGTGTGTATGGGATCACTCTGCGGGGGGATTTACTACCAATAATTCTACATGATAGTTTTGTTAATAGATAGTGACCAGGGTTAACACAGACCATTCAGCATTTGCGTGAGACGTAGACACCATTTGTGGGAAATCAATCATGGTGACGTGATCCTCATCGTCC carries:
- the RIOK2 gene encoding serine/threonine-protein kinase RIO2, yielding MGKLNVVLLRYLSRDDFRVLTAVEMGMRNHEIVPASLIASIASLKHGGCNKILRELVKHKLIAYERTKTVQGYRLIYGGYDYLALKTLSSRDVVTSVGNQMGVGKESDIYIVANDDDKQLALKLHRLGRTSFRNLKNKRDYHKHRHKMSWLYLSRLAAMKEFAYMKALYDRGFPVPKPYDYNRHAVVMELINGYPLCQVRQLEDPAALYNELMELILKLANHGLIHGDFNEFNLMLDDEDHVTMIDFPQMVSTSHANAEWYFDRDVKCIRDFFLKRFNYESELFPTFSDIQKECSLDVEIEVSGYTKEMQEDDELLQPAGPDDAEEEGAGTASTPHIGDYEQENKEDTSVLQATDRTSEDSETKINSETCGPGLDIAEFNKALAELDGKTAETSDKKTTEVRAAVSDESDRSGDEKPNLDEDVGSQGSDELEDYEDECPDLVGLSGSNKEYRPFRDEDSLQHINRHRTRTTSVTSMGTVGSCSTIAPELVKQKVKRQLTKQQKSAVRRRLQKGEANVFTKQRRDNMYNIKSSVDAANFWG